In Tachysurus vachellii isolate PV-2020 chromosome 3, HZAU_Pvac_v1, whole genome shotgun sequence, one genomic interval encodes:
- the prima1 gene encoding proline-rich membrane anchor 1, with protein sequence MRDYSALTLGFLSFLFSRCFFFSALLQHTHGELQKSCSRAPAVHLENTCNLPCYCRPYPLLPPPPPPPPPPRLFSPTVAPSIVSPPVKPWGREVEILVLGTVSCASVVFLFLTVIICYKAIKRKPLRKEENGTSRGEYAMSSRCKQTAVETNNTGV encoded by the exons ATGCGAGATTATTCTGCGCTCACTTTGggctttctgtcttttctgttcagccgctgcttcttcttctctgcGCTACTGCAG CACACTCATGGAGAACTGCAGAAGTCCTGCTCTAGAGCTCCGGCTGTTCACCTGGAGAACACATGCAACCTTCCCTGCTACTGCAGACCATATCCACTGTtacctccacctcctccacctccacctccacccagACTCTTCTCTCCTacag tTGCTCCATCCATCGTGTCTCCACCTGTGAAGCCCTGGGGAAGAGAGGTGGAGATTTTAGTGCTGGGAACAGTTAGCTGTGCATCAGtcgtcttcctcttcctcactgtCATCATCTGCTACAAGGCTATTAAAAG GAAACCGCTACGAAAAGAGGAGAACGGGACGAGCCGAGGAGAATACGCCATGAGCTCTCGCTGCAAGCAGACTGCGGTGGAGACCAACAACACTGGAGTATAG